Genomic DNA from Sporosarcina sp. ANT_H38:
GCTAACTTAGGTACTCAGGTAATAATCATTGAAGGTGGCAAAGACATCTTAGCTGGTTTCGAAAAGCAAATGACTCAGGTTGTGAAAAAAGGCGTAAAGGTTGTTGTTGGCGCATCGGCTAAAGGCGTAGAAGAACATGACAACGGCGTAGTTGTAACGTATGAAGCTGGCGGAGAGGAAAAAATAGTTGAAGCTAACTATGTATTAGTAACCGTAGGTCGTCGTCCAAATACAGATGAAATGGGTCTTGAAGCACTAGGTATAGAACTCGCAGAACACGGTTTATTAAAAGTAGATAATCAATGTCGTACTTCGGTACCAAACATTTATGCAGTTGGTGATGTTGTAACTGGTCCACAACTTGCACATAAAGCTTCTTATGAAGGTAAAGTAGCTGCAGAAGCAATCGCTGGAGAAAAATCCATCGTAGATTATTTAGCAATCCCAGCTGTATGCTTCACAGATCCAGAACTTGCAACTGTTGGTTACAATGAAAATCAAGCAAAATCAGATGGTATCGAAGTGAGAGTAGCGAAATTCCCATTCGCGGCAAACGGTCGTGCATTAGCTTTAAATGCAACAGATGGTTTTGTAAAACTTGTTGCGCGTAAAGAAGACGGCTTAATAATCGGTGCTCAAATTGTAGGTGTTGGTGCATCTGATATGATCGCTGAAATGGCTCTTGCGATCGAAGCGGGCATGACTGCAGAAGATATCGCTTTAACAATTCATGCTCATCCAACTTTGGGTGAGATTACAATGGAAGCTGCAGAGGTACTTATAAGGAGACTAATTCATGTTGTGGAAGTATAATGGATATACATTGAATATGGACATTATTAAACTATTTCTTCCCTGCATGTTTATTAACCATAATTAGGTAGCTCTAACTTGGAAATCAGCTCTTAGTGTTCCATTTTATTTTTTACGCCGATGCAAAATTTGATTGGTAAGTCATCACAAAGAAGTGGGCGAGGGAACCTATGGAAGGCAAGAGTTTACAGTTCTATTCTTTACCTCCGTGGTCAAGAAGAAGTTTGAGTAAAACGTCCGTAACTAGTGCAGTAAACTGCTGCTTAAATACTACATTTTTGTCGTGCCAAAAATATAAAGTGAAACATACATTCCAAAATCTACGGGAGAGGGAATGATATAGTGGTTATACACTATACCGAACATGGTAATATGGAAGGCGCACTTTTAGTGTTTTTGCATGGAGGTGGTGTGTGTGGTTGGATGTGGGATAAACAGGTAGACTATTTTACGGACTATCATTGCTTGATTCCGACACTGCAGGGTCATGGAGACCGCGGAGAAGAATCTACTTTTACTATAACTGAAAATGCACAGGAAATTATAGAACTAATTAATAGGAAAAAGAATGGGCGAGAGGTAAACATAGTAGGATTTTCCATAGGAGCCCAAATTACGCTTGAAATTCTCACTCTAGCTCCGAATCTTGTTAATAGGGCTATTATTAATAGTGCACTTGTTAAACCAATGAAAGTCACCAATTTTTTTATTGCCCCATCAGTACGATTGACCGCGCCTCTGATTAAAAATAGAGCATTTTCTAAACTACAAGCGAAACAATTATATATAGACGACCACTATTTCGAAAGATATTACCAAGACAGCATCAAAATGAAATCCAAGACTTTAATTGATGTCCTGCAGGAGAACTTATCCTATAGATTACCGGTAAAAGCCATCGATACGACTACCCGAATATTGGTAACTGTAGGTGAAAAAGAGAGAAGTGTTATGAGGAAATCAGCGCTTAAGATTGCAGCATACTATCCAACATCAGCGCTGGAAATTATTCCGGAAGTGGGGCATGGTTTTTCATTCGCCCACCCAGAACGATTCAATCAATTAGTAAAAGAGTGGTTAAAGAAATAGCCGCTATCAACTAATCAAATATAAAAATAACACCATTCAAATTTGAGTGGTGTTATTTTTATTGTCGATACTATTCGTCAATAAAAATTAAGAATTGCATAGCCTGTGCCGGTAGAAAAGGATTTGTAAGTTTATTAATACTTGGTTCAGTTGAATTACAGACCATAATAAACAAAACCCGCCTAATGAACTGCATACCAAATTAATAATTAGAGGTGCAGTTTTTTAATTCCACGGTCCCTTATACTCTATATCTTAAAGCTAATCCTTTTAAGAAATTCCTTGCATATCTATCGAGGCACTCTTTATAATTCTTGTGTCCTTCTTTTCTTAATACAGCACCTAATTCACCTTTTGTTATAACGACTCCTGCTTCTTCTAATATTTCAAGCATATCGTCAGTCGTTAGTGCTAGTGCTATTTTCACTTTTTTCAGAAGGATATTATTAACACTTTCATAATTCTTTATAGACAGTGCCGGTCTTTCGGATTGTCCCGGTTTTGGATCTTGTTGTCCTCTTTTAAAAATAATCAATCCATTTAAAAATGAATCCAACATATTATTAGAACATTTTTTACTTCCTTCATTTTCAACTTCATCATGGTAATTGTCATTAGACTTTTTGAGCAGCATTAGCACTTCTTCTTTAGTTACTTCAACGCCACCCAGTTTAAATATCTCTACCATGGTTGTATTTTTTATATCTAGAGCATATCTTAATCTGATTAATATATCATTATTATTCATCTAAAAAACCTCCTTTAAAATTTTATATTTACACAACAGTTTTAACGTTTTTAACGAAGAAAAAGGCAATCGAATTTAACCTAATAATAGCACATAATATTATTTTAACCTTTTTTTTGTAATATCAGACTTTAGGAAAGTTGAACTACCGTCTGCATTAAAAATTTTGAATAAGTCGACTGTAGCGAATCTAAGTAACGGATTCGGGGACCGCGCGATTTTAGAAGATTTCTCTATCTGATTATCAGAAGGGGAGCAAATCGGGTTGATCGGTGCCAATGGTGAGGGGGAAGTAATATTACCCTCAAGCTGGTGCCAGACGCGGAGAAGGGTCGAATAGTTGGATCAGCATGTTGCGATGAAACAGGGCATGAGCATCCGTGATGTGCTACAGAGCGCTTTCAATATCATTACGATAAGGAGACGGAAATAAACACGCTCTTTGCCATAATGGCTAAGTCGATGCAGTTGAACTGGAGGCCCTATTTGAGGGAATAGGACAGATGCAGAAAGAACTGACGAACAATGATTTTTACATCGTCGATTCCAAAGTCTACGATATAGAGAATGGACTGGGATCAATTGAATTTGGTCTGGATCGGGATGTTAACGACTTGTGCGGAGGTAAGTGAGGAAAGTA
This window encodes:
- the lpdA gene encoding dihydrolipoyl dehydrogenase yields the protein MKYIDTLVIGAGPGGYVAAIRAAQIGQNVTLVEREYLGGVCANVGCIPSKVLISVGHRFEQAKHSDDMGVVVKEVKLDWTKMQEFKKGVVTKLVGGVEGLLKGNKIDTVKGEAYFVDANTVRVIDGDNAQTYTFKNAILATGSRPVEIPTFKFTERIINSTGALSLPEVPEKLVVIGGGYIGTELGSAYANLGTQVIIIEGGKDILAGFEKQMTQVVKKGVKVVVGASAKGVEEHDNGVVVTYEAGGEEKIVEANYVLVTVGRRPNTDEMGLEALGIELAEHGLLKVDNQCRTSVPNIYAVGDVVTGPQLAHKASYEGKVAAEAIAGEKSIVDYLAIPAVCFTDPELATVGYNENQAKSDGIEVRVAKFPFAANGRALALNATDGFVKLVARKEDGLIIGAQIVGVGASDMIAEMALAIEAGMTAEDIALTIHAHPTLGEITMEAAEVLIRRLIHVVEV
- a CDS encoding alpha/beta fold hydrolase, coding for MVIHYTEHGNMEGALLVFLHGGGVCGWMWDKQVDYFTDYHCLIPTLQGHGDRGEESTFTITENAQEIIELINRKKNGREVNIVGFSIGAQITLEILTLAPNLVNRAIINSALVKPMKVTNFFIAPSVRLTAPLIKNRAFSKLQAKQLYIDDHYFERYYQDSIKMKSKTLIDVLQENLSYRLPVKAIDTTTRILVTVGEKERSVMRKSALKIAAYYPTSALEIIPEVGHGFSFAHPERFNQLVKEWLKK
- a CDS encoding DUF1456 family protein, giving the protein MNNNDILIRLRYALDIKNTTMVEIFKLGGVEVTKEEVLMLLKKSNDNYHDEVENEGSKKCSNNMLDSFLNGLIIFKRGQQDPKPGQSERPALSIKNYESVNNILLKKVKIALALTTDDMLEILEEAGVVITKGELGAVLRKEGHKNYKECLDRYARNFLKGLALRYRV